From one Lotus japonicus ecotype B-129 chromosome 3, LjGifu_v1.2 genomic stretch:
- the LOC130747831 gene encoding 4-coumarate--CoA ligase 2-like → MMSEASSVNTKQNTELYGPTTPTRLNLSNPQTTHIFRSKLPDIPIPSNLPLHAYCFQKLPELADRPCLISAGRTFTYAETHLQCRKLAAGLSNLGITKGDVIMILLPNSPEFVFSFMAASMLGAVATTANPFYTTAEILKQITASKAKLVITRSTHVDKLPKEALTAVITVDDPPENCLRFSEVSEAEEYELLEAEITADDAVALPFSSGTTGLAKGVILTHKSLVTSVAQQVDGENPNLYLSENDVVLCVLPLFHIFSMHSVMMCALRAGSAIMVVERFEIKALLEGIERERVTVAMVVPPMVVALAKDPRVEEYDLSSIRLVMSGAAPLGKDLEDALRSRLPRAVLGQGYGMTEAGPVLSMCLGFAKQPFPTKPGSCGTVVRNAELKVIDPDSGCSVPRNRSGEICIRGQQIMKGYLNDEKATAATIDAQGWLHTGDIGYVDDDDEIFIVDRVKELIKFKGFQVPPAELEGLLMSHPFIADAAVVPKMDDVAGEVPVAFVVVSFDLTEEAVKEFIAKQVVFYKRLHKVYFVDAIPKSPSGKILRRELRAKLERIT, encoded by the exons atgATGTCAGAAGCTTCTTCTGTGAACACCAAACAGAACACAGAATTATATGGGCCCACCACTCCAACTAGGCTAAACCTCTCAAATCCCCAAACTACCCACATCTTTAGATCAAAATTACCAGACATACCCATCCCTTCCAACCTCCCACTCCACGCCTACTGCTTCCAAAAACTCCCGGAGCTCGCCGACCGGCCATGCCTCATCTCCGCCGGCAGAACCTTCACCTACGCCGAAACTCACCTCCAATGCCGGAAACTCGCCGCCGGTCTCTCCAACCTCGGCATCACCAAAGGCGACGTCATcatgatcctcctcccaaactcCCCGGAGTTCGTCTTCTCCTTCATGGCGGCCTCCATGCTCGGCGCCGTCGCCACCACCGCCAATCCATTCTACACCACCGCCGAAATTTTGAAGCAAATAACCGCTTCCAAAGCAAAGCTCGTGATCACGCGGTCCACGCACGTGGACAAGCTCCCCAAGGAGGCTCTAACGGCCGTGATAACCGTCGATGACCCGCCGGAGAACTGCTTACGTTTCTCGGAGGTTTCGGAGGCGGAGGAGTATGAGTTGCTGGAGGCGGAGATCACGGCGGACGATGCGGTGGCGCTGCCGTTTTCGTCGGGGACGACAGGGTTGGCGAAGGGGGTGATTCTGACACACAAAAGCCTCGTGACGAGCGTGGCGCAGCAGGTGGACGGAGAGAATCCGAACCTGTACCTGAGCGAAAACGACGTCGTGCTGTGCGTGCTGCCGTTGTTTCACATATTCTCGATGCACAGCGTGATGATGTGCGCGCTGAGGGCGGGGAGCGCGATCATGGTGGTGGAGAGGTTCGAGATTAAGGCTCTGCTGGAGGGGATAGAGAGGGAGAGAGTGACGGTGGCGATGGTAGTGCCGCCGATGGTGGTGGCGCTGGCGAAGGACCCGAGGGTGGAGGAGTATGACCTCAGCTCCATACGGTTGGTGATGTCAGGGGCTGCGCCGCTGGGGAAGGACCTGGAGGATGCTCTCCGGAGCCGGTTGCCTCGCGCAGTTTTGGGACAG GGTTATGGGATGACAGAGGCGGGGCCGGTTTTGTCAATGTGTTTGGGGTTTGCGAAGCAGCCGTTTCCAACGAAGCCAGGGTCGTGCGGCACGGTGGTGAGGAATGCTGAGTTGAAGGTGATTGACCCTGATAGTGGTTGCTCCGTTCCTCGTAACCGCTCCGGCGAGATTTGCATCCGTGGCCAACAAATCATGAAAGGATACCTGAATGATGAGAAGGCCACTGCAGCAACTATTGATGCACAAGGTTGGCTTCACACTGGTGACATTGGTTAtgtagatgatgatgatgagattTTCATTGTTGATAGGGTTAAGGAACTCATCAAATTCAAAGGTTTCCAG GTGCCTCCTGCAGAACTTGAAGGTCTTCTTATGAGCCACCCTTTCATTGCAGATGCAGCTGTTGTTCC GAAAATGGATGATGTTGCAGGTGAAGTTCCTGTTGCTTTTGTTGTGGTGAGTTTTGATCTTACTGAAGAGGCTGTAAAAGAGTTTATAGCTAAACAG GTGGTGTTTTACAAAAGACTACACAAAGTGTACTTTGTTGATGCAATTCCAAAGTCTCCATCTGGAAAGATATTAAGAAGAGAGCTCAGAGCAAAGCTTGAGAGGATCACCTAG
- the LOC130747830 gene encoding cellulose synthase-like protein D3, whose product MASKPFKQSRSSLSAASDASEAQKPPLPPTVTFARRTSSGRYVNYSRDDLDSELGSELGSTDFMNYTVHLPPTPDNQPMDLTVSQKVEEQYVSNSLFTGGFNSMTRAHLMDKVTESKANHPQMAGVKGSSCAVPGCDCKVMSDERGEDILPCECDFKICRDCYIDAVKTGDGMCLGCKEPYKNTELDEVAVDNGRSFPLLPPNGGVSKMERRLSLMKSTKSALMRSQTGDFDHNRWLFETRGTYGYGNAIWPKEGNFGNGKEDGDVVDPTELMNKPWRPLTRKLKIPAAILSPYRLIILVRFVILVLFLEWRIRHKNTDAIWLWGMSVVCELWFAFSWLLDQLPKLCPINRSTDLNVLKEKFETPSPTNPTGKSDLPGIDIFVSTADPEKEPPLVTANTILSILAADYPVEKLSCYVSDDGGALLTFEAMAEAASFANVWVPFCRKHDIEPRNPESYFSLKRDPYKNKVKPDFVKDRRRVKREYDEFKVRINGLPDSIRRRSDAFHAREEIKAMKLQRQNKEDEPIEAVKIPKATWMADGTHWPGTWLNSSAEHSKGDHAGIIQVMLKPPSDEPLLGNDDDTKLIDLTDIDIRLPLLVYVSREKRPGYDHNKKAGAMNALVRASAIMSNGPFILNLDCDHYIYNSKAMREGMCFMMDRGGDRLCYVQFPQRFEGIDPSDRYANHNTVFFDVNMRALDGLQGPVYVGTGCLFRRVALYGFDPPRAKEHHPGFCSCCFGRRKRIASHNTEENRALRMGDDDSEDEEMNLSTFPKKFGNSTFLIESIPVAEFQGRPLADHPAVKNGRPPGALTIPRELLDAATVAEAISVISCWYEDKTEWGQRVGWIYGSVTEDVVTGYRMHNRGWKSVYCVTKRDAFRGTAPINLTDRLHQVLRWATGSVEIFFSRNNAFLASPRMKILQRIAYLNVGIYPFTSFFLIVYCFLPALSLFSGQFIVQTLSVTFLSYLLGITVTLCILAVLEIKWSGIQLEEWWRNEQFWLIGGTSAHLAAVLQGLLKVIAGIEISFTLTSKSGGDDVDDEFADLYVFKWTSLMIPPITIMMVNLIAIAVGVSRTIYSTIPQWSRLLGGVFFSFWVLTHLYPFAKGLMGRRGRTPTIVYVWSGLIAITISLLWVAINPPQGANEIGGSFQFP is encoded by the exons ATGGCATCAAAACCATTCAAACAAAGCCGGTCATCTCTTTCAGCAGCTTCTGATGCATCTGAAGCCCAGAAGCCTCCTTTACCTCCAACTGTAACATTTGCCCGAAGAACTTCCTCGGGGCGCTACGTCAATTACTCCAGGGATGATCTTGACAGTGAGCTGGGAAGTGAGCTAGGAAGTACTGATTTCATGAATTACACAGTGCATTTACCACCAACCCCTGATAACCAACCTATGGATTTAACAGTCTCACAGAAAGTTGAGGAGCAATATGTATCAAACTCGCTATTTACCGGAGGATTCAACAGCATGACTAGAGCCCATCTAATGGATAAGGTGACAGAATCTAAAGCAAACCATCCACAGATGGCTGGTGTAAAAGGGTCTTCATGTGCAGTTCCTGGTTGTGATTGTAAAGTGATGAGCGATGAACGCGGTGAGGATATTCTTCCTTGTGAGTGTGATTTTAAGATATGTAGAGACTGCTATATAGATGCAGTGAAAACAGGAGATGGAATGTGCCTAGGATGCAAAGAGCCATATAAGAACACAGAGCTAGATGAAGTGGCTGTGGATAATGGAAGGTCATTTCCACTTCTTCCGCCAAATGGGGGAGTGTCGAAAATGGAGAGGAGATTGTCCTTGATGAAGTCAACAAAATCAGCACTGATGAGAAGTCAAACTGGAGATTTTGATCACAATAGGTGGCTCTTTGAAACAAGGGGTACCTATGGCTATGGAAATGCAATTTGGCCAAAGGAAGGGAATTTTGGAAATGGAAAAGAGGATGGTGATGTTGTTGACCCAACTGAGTTGATGAACAAACCCTGGAGGCCACTTACAAGGAAACTCAAGATACCTGCTGCTATTCTGAGTCCATATCG TCTCATCATTTTGGTTCGCTTCGTTATCCTAGTCCTGTTCCTGGAATGGAGGATCAGGCACAAAAATACTGATGCAATCTGGCTATGGGGTATGTCTGTGGTTTGTGAGTTATGGTTTGCTTTTTCTTGGCTTCTGGATCAACTTCCCAAGCTGTGCCCGATAAATCGCTCAACGGATCTTAATGTTCTGAAGGAAAAATTTGAAACACCAAGTCCTACCAATCCTACTGGAAAGTCTGATCTGCCAGGAATAGATATCTTTGTATCTACTGCAGATCCTGAGAAAGAACCACCTCTTGTCACTGCAAACACTATCTTGTCTATTTTAGCTGCTGATTATCCAGTTGAGAAGCTTTCTTGCTATGTTTCTGATGATGGAGGTGCACTTCTAACTTTTGAGGCAATGGCTGAAGCTGCCAGTTTTGCTAATGTATGGGTTCCATTCTGTCGTAAACATGATATAGAGCCTAGAAATCCTGAATCATATTTCAGCTTGAAGCGAGACCCTTACAAGAACAAAGTGAAACCAGATTTTGTGAAGGATCGTAGACGGGTGAAGCGCGAGTATGATGAGTTCAAGGTCAGAATCAATGGTTTGCCTGACTCTATTCGCCGCCGGTCAGATGCCTTTCACGCAAGAGAGGAAATCAAGGCCATGAAACTTCAGAGACAGAACAAGGAAGATGAACCTATAGAAGCTGTAAAGATTCCAAAAGCAACATGGATGGCTGATGGAACTCATTGGCCAGGGACTTGGTTGAACTCCTCAGCTGAGCATTCTAAGGGTGACCATGCTGGTATAATTCAG GTGATGTTGAAACCTCCTAGTGATGAACCTCTTCTTGGAAATGATGATGATACAAAGCTCATTGACCTGACTGATATTGATATCCGTCTTCCCCTTCTTGTCTACGTTTCTAGAGAGAAACGTCCAGGCTATGATCACAACAAAAAAGCAGGTGCCATGAATGCCTTGGTCAGAGCCTCAGCCATCATGTCCAATGGTCCTTTTATACTCAACCTTGACTGTGACCACTACATCTACAACTCGAAGGCAATGAGGGAAGGCATGTGCTTTATGATGGACCGTGGTGGCGACCGCCTTTGCTACGTTCAGTTCCCACAGAGGTTTGAAGGGATTGATCCCTCTGATAGATATGCTAATCACAACACTGTCTTCTTTGATGTAAACATGAGAGCCCTTGATGGTCTTCAAGGGCCAGTGTATGTAGGAACTGGTTGTCTTTTCAGAAGGGTTGCCCTTTATGGATTCGATCCTCCCCGAGCAAAAGAACACCATCCAGGTTTCTGCAGTTGCTGTTTTGGAAGGCGCAAGAGAATTGCTAGCCACAACACTGAAGAGAACCGAGCGCTGAGGATGGGTGATGATGACTCTGAGGATGAAGAAATGAACCTGTCAACGTTCCCTAAGAAGTTTGGGAACTCAACTTTCCTCATTGAATCAATCCCAGTGGCAGAGTTCCAAGGCAGGCCACTCGCTGATCACCCTGCTGTGAAAAATGGGCGCCCTCCCGGTGCTCTCACCATACCCCGCGAGCTTCTTGATGCAGCAACCGTGGCAGAGGCCATCAGTGTGATCTCATGTTGGTATGAGGACAAGACTGAGTGGGGGCAGCGCGTCGGATGGATCTACGGATCAGTCACTGAGGATGTTGTCACCGGTTATAGAATGCACAACCGAGGATGGAAATCAGTTTACTGTGTGACAAAGCGTGATGCTTTTCGCGGTACTGCTCCCATCAACCTCACTGATAGGCTGCATCAAGTTCTTAGGTGGGCTACAGGTTCAGTTGAGATATTCTTCTCCAGAAACAATGCATTTCTTGCAAGCCCCAGAATGAAAATCCTTCAAAGAATAGCATACCTTAATGTTGGAATCTATCCATTCACTTCTTTTTTCCTCATTGTCTACTGCTTCCTCCCTGCACTTTCCCTCTTCTCAGGCCAGTTCATTGTTCAAACACTCAGCGTCACTTTTCTCTCTTATCTATTAGGCATCACAGTGACACTGTGCATACTTGCTGTGCTTGAGATTAAATGGTCAGGGATTCAGCTTGAAGAATGGTGGAGGAATGAGCAGTTTTGGTTGATTGGAGGGACCAGTGCTCATTTAGCTGCTGTGCTTCAAGGACTGCTCAAAGTGATAGCAGGCATTGAAATCTCCTTCACCTTGACCTCAAAATCTGGTGGTGATGATGTCGATGACGAGTTTGCTGATCTCTATGTTTTCAAGTGGACATCGCTCATGATACCACCCATCACAATCATGATGGTTAACTTGATAGCAATTGCAGTCGGAGTGAGCAGGACCATATACAGCACCATACCTCAGTGGAGCCGTTTGCTAGGTGGTGTTTTCTTCAGCTTTTGGGTGCTGACTCATCTCTACCCTTTTGCTAAAGGTTTGATGGGAAGAAGAGGGAGGACACCTACCATTGTTTATGTGTGGTCAGGTCTCATAGCAATCACAATATCACTCCTTTGGGTTGCAATCAATCCCCCTCAAGGTGCCAACGAGATAGGTGGTTCATTCCAGTTCCCATGA
- the LOC130747832 gene encoding geraniol 8-hydroxylase-like has product MDSLWYVLLLLLTCIIVHALLFHFAKNNKPNNYKLPPGPSPLPIIGNLLELGKNPHQSSANLAKLYGPIMTLKLGQLTTIVISSADMAKEVLQTHDKFLSNRTVPEAASVHNHHHHSMAFMPITPLWRTLRKICNNQLFSNTVLGTSQDLRHKQLQELLSEIHQCSMSGEAVDIGRVAFKTTINLLSKTIFSHSIGKVGELKELVANIMREGGKPNLADYFPALKMVDPQGIRSRNTVNAGKVLEVFDHLINQRKKLRSETGFDPNSDMLETLLNMSHENSQEVEKINIQHLMMTLFVAGTDTMTSTLEWAMTELLCNPTTMSKAKKELEETIGKGNPIEETDIVKLPYLQAIVKETFRLHPAVPFLIPRKADTNVELNGYTIPKGSQILINVWAIGRDSSTWNDPHLFSPERFMGSDIDVKGRHFELIPFGGGRRMCPGLPYAMRVLLLTLGSLINVFDWRLENDMRPEDIDMEEEFGVALQKSMPLRAIPIKVKS; this is encoded by the exons ATGGATTCACTATGGTATGTGTTGCTCCTTCTGTTGACTTGTATCATTGTTCATGCTCTCCTTTTCCATTTTGCAAAAAACAACAAACCCAACAACTACAAGCTTCCACCAGGACCTTCCCCTCTTCCCATCATTGGAAACCTCCTTGAACTTGGCAAAAACCCCCACCAATCCTCTGCTAACCTTGCCAAGTTATATGGTCCAATAATGACATTAAAATTGGGACAATTGACCACCATTGTGATCTCTTCAGCTGACATGGCCAAAGAGGTGCTCCAAACCCATGATAAGTTCTTGTCCAACCGCACCGTCCCGGAGGCTGCATCAGTTCACAATCACCATCATCATAGCATGGCCTTCATGCCCATCACACCCCTTTGGAGGACCCTTAGGAAGATATGCAACAATCAACTATTCTCTAACACGGTATTGGGTACAAGCCAAGATCTTAGGCACAAGCAACTTCAAGAACTCCTCAGTGAAATCCACCAATGCAGCATGAGCGGTGAAGCTGTTGATATTGGAAGAGTAGCTTTCAAGACCACAATTAATTTGTTATCAAAGACAATTTTTTCTCACTCTATAG GTAAagttggagagttaaaggagTTAGTGGCGAATATCATGAGAGAGGGTGGAAAACCAAACTTGGCAGACTATTTCCCTGCCTTGAAGATGGTTGATCCGCAGGGCATTCGAAGTCGTAATACTGTTAATGCTGGAAAGGTGTTAGAAGTCTTCGATCACTTGATTAACCAACGGAAGAAGCTCAGATCGGAAACAGGTTTTGACCCCAACAGTGACATGTTAGAAACATTGCTAAACATGTCTCATGAGAATAGCCAAGAGgtggaaaaaataaatattcaacATTTAATGATG ACCCTATTTGTTGCTGGAACTGATACAATGACATCCACATTGGAATGGGCAATGACTGAGCTACTATGCAATCCAACAACAATGTCAAAAGCTAAAAAGGAGCTTGAAGAAACCATTGGAAAGGGTAACCCTATTGAAGAAACAGACATTGTTAAACTACCCTATCTACAAGCAATAGTGAAAGAGACATTTCGTTTACACCCTGCAGTGCCATTCTTAATCCCTAGAAAAGCTGATACTAATGTAGAACTCAATGGCTACACCATCCCAAAAGGTTCACAAATCCTCATCAATGTGTGGGCCATTGGAAGGGATTCAAGTACATGGAATGACCCACATTTGTTTTCACCAGAGAGGTTCATGGGATCAGACATTGATGTTAAAGGGAGACACTTTGAGTTGATACCATTTGGTGGTGGAAGAAGAATGTGCCCTGGGTTACCATATGCTATGAGAGTGTTGTTGTTGACGTTAGGTTCATTGATTAATGTTTTTGATTGGAGGCTTGAAAATGATATGAGACCTGAGGATATCgatatggaagaagaatttGGAGTAGCCTTGCAAAAGTCTATGCCTCTCAGAGCTATTCCAATCAAAGTGAAAAGTTAA